From Coregonus clupeaformis isolate EN_2021a unplaced genomic scaffold, ASM2061545v1 scaf3588, whole genome shotgun sequence, one genomic window encodes:
- the LOC123481027 gene encoding LOW QUALITY PROTEIN: N-acetyllactosaminide beta-1,3-N-acetylglucosaminyltransferase 3-like (The sequence of the model RefSeq protein was modified relative to this genomic sequence to represent the inferred CDS: inserted 3 bases in 2 codons), with the protein RRNESAANVSGFSSLPGHIQDFLFYRHCRHFPMLLDVPDKCGGPHKSADVFLLLVIKSSPVNYDRREVLRKTWAKERLQNGMWIRRIFLSGTTGTSFEKRKLNKLLRLENREHNDILQWDFNDSFFNLTLKQILFLEWMDKNCRQARFIFNGDDDIFANTDNMVDYLHSQKNKDGDKHLFAGHLIRYVGPIRETGSKYYVPVQVQESDSYPPYCGGGGFLLSGYTAIVIYKMSHTIPILPIDDVYXGMCLEKAGLKPVPFGVRTCWTACPLPKVVRLQPLXLQEIILVHRFLPHQIYIMWHGIHEPNLKCGNL; encoded by the exons AGACGGAATGAGTCTGCGGCCAATGTGTCAGGGTTTTCCTCTCTGCCTGGTCACATCCAAGACTTCCTCTTCTATCGTCACTGCCGCCACTTCCCGATGCTGCTGGATGTACCTGATAAATGTGGAGGCCCTCACAAGTCTGCTGATGTCTTCCTTCTGCTTGTCATAAAAAGCTCACCTGTGAATTATGACCGCCGTGAGGTACTACGGAAAACCTGGGCCAAGGAGAGACTGCAAAATGGAATGTGGATCCGCAGGATATTTCTCTCTGGAACAACAGGCACAAGCTTTGAGAAGCGCAAACTAAACAAGCTTCTACGACTGGAGAACCGTGAGCATAATGATATCTTGCAGTGGGACTTCAACGACTCCTTCTTCAACCTCACCCTGAAGCAAATCTTGTTCTTAGAGTGGATGGATAAGAACTGCCGCCAGGCCAGATTTATCTTCAACGGTGACGATGATATCTTTGCCAACACAGATAACATGGTGGACTACCTTCACAGCCAGAAAAACAAAGATGGTGACAAGCACCTTTTTGCAGGTCATCTAATCCGCTATGTAGGACCCAttagagagacagggagcaaATACTATGTCCCAGTCCAGGTTCAAGAGTCAGACTCATATCCCCCTTACTGTGGTGGAGGGGGCTTCCTGCTCTCTGGATACACAGCTATAGTCATTTACAAAATGTCCCATACCATTCCCATTTTGCCAATTGACGATGTCT ATGGAATGTGTTTGGAAAAGGCTGGTCTTAAGCCAGTCCCATTTGGTGTCAGAACCTGCTGGACTGCATGTCCCCTCCCAAAAGTGGTACGCTTACAACCCTT ATTACAGGAAATCATTTTAGTACACAGATTTCTGCCCCATCAGATATATATTATGTGGCATGGAATACATGAACCTAACTTGAAATGTGGGAATTTGTAA